In Tachypleus tridentatus isolate NWPU-2018 chromosome 3, ASM421037v1, whole genome shotgun sequence, the sequence ATATATACACTAAAGAATAAAGAGGTCACATGACTGGAGATTGCTTCACAACATGGTATAGGTATCTAAGTACCCTGGGTGTTGGTTTTTGGGCGGGGTTGTTTTGTTCAATTAAAATAGCTTCCTTCACTTTTGTTTATCGttatttggttctttgtttaaaattacactgtTTTTTGTGGATATACTGTGGATTTTTGAGTTACAATGGTGGAAAACATGGGAgagtttttcattattatgttcaGTGAATCtgagttataattttctttcgaTTTTTCTGATGTAAAATTCTGgataggtttggtctgttttggatttcgctcaaagctacacgagcgttatctgcgctagccgtccttaattttgcagtgtttgactggagggaaggcacctagtcatcaccaaccacctcacggctgaaagggcgagcatgtttggcgtgacgggggttcgaacccgcgaccctcggattacgaattgagtgccttaaccacttggccatgccgggtctgaaaACGTTTGTTCCTTGTcataaaatttaaagatatattatatatgGAAGGAtgcaatttataaacatttagtcATAACACCGGCGAATTGTAACCATCCTCCTATTTCTACATTCagtcagtttaattaaaattatatagagccaaataaatttcataaagctACAGAAGATTAAACGAACGTAGTGACAGTCACAGGGACTTTATTAGTTGTGCTTTATTTTTACAGATTACCTAAAGTTTATTTAGGCTTGagaaaattattcaataactcatatttttatatataactacaCAATCTTCTTAAATTGTCCTCATTTGGATATTTCAAGAGATCTGTCATTGCGTTCTTACCATTCGTACTTCTAATAGCACAATGATATTACattgcaattttaatttttgcatacgatttcaaattattttgattgttcttaagcataaagatatacaaagggctatctatacaatgcccatcacggatatcgaaatccggcttTTAGCCAGTAGACTTGCAGACTCACTGCTGTGATCACCGAAGAAGGAGGTTCTTTGAAAAGTACCTTTGATACTGCACCTTGCAAAAACTGTGAAAGTTCTTGTAACAGATTTAAGAGATTTGATGTGGCaatccttttgtttttttatttgggaGTAAAGCAGGCCTAttaagaatggtttgtttttacattgttaataacaGGAACAGTCCACTGTGGAGGCGTACTGCCATCTTTAGACTTCCATCATTTCCAGACAACTCATCTTCATAGTCCTAACCTCTGCTTAAGTATTCTCTTCAGTTGAATTTCTACACGTTATTCGTCACTAGAAGAAAACTATACCTCATTTCAAGATTTATTGTATATcaacgatatttttataaaaccaaaCATTGTTGATTATCATTTGCATTGAATACAAATCTTCCCTAAATTTGTATCTCTTTGTGGTTCCTGAAGCGATATTATATTGTTCTGATTCCAAACTTGTACAGGTTTACAATACAACATTTCTTTATCTTGTTACTAAAGATTGGTACTTTCTCTTGACAAAACGGATGGAGAGTCAGTGACATCCCTCAAatcaaaagtgtattttgtagttttaattaaaaacccACATTCGTCACAACAAAGCTATAGGAGTTTCAAAAACGTCTATAGTTGTCGACAATAATAGGAAATATGATGAAAGAGTGAAAGATGTTAATTCCATGTTTTCTGCTCTTGTGGAATTATTTACTACTAGAATGTcacatatgtaaacatttttctaaagttacGTTATTCTCATTGGAAATTACGTTTTATGTGTTTCCCACGTCCCAAACAAAAATCACCAATAAGCTGACTTACCAGTGTTTTTTCCTATTATTTTAGTGCAGCCTATCTGAATAATCtaccatatttatattcttttccaTTATTTACCTAGGGCATTAACAATTATGTTTCAGTTCGTACTTCTAGGACTTAAACAAAACTATGTTTCAGTTGGTACTTCTAGGACTTAAACAAAACTATGTTTCAGTTAGTTAACCAGCagaactcatccatcacacaatttGTCATTCCTTTACAAGAAAAATCGCTGAAAGGTTACAGGAGCAACAGGCCTAAGGAATGTTTCTGTGAggagagacacacaggatgattGAAATCAATCGAGCCTTTAGTGTCATATAAACTGAAATAGAAATCTCGACTGTTCCACTGTAcgaaggtagccatttttattatgtagaagAACTGTATGCAGTgtcttttagtttttgtttagtagAAAGAGGTCTATTAACTCACAAGGACCCTGCTACGGGACGGTGAGGCAGGTCCATATTGGAGAAATTTGATTTTCAATGAGTGAGTGCATCATCAAATAACTAGCCTACACTTTGGTGGGACCGATGGAGAGAGGTACAAGCTGCAAAAGAGACAGGAGAAGACGTAGATTTATTAATACTTGTATCCATGGAGGACAGAAGACTCTTTACATGATGAGAGAAAGTCTTTATAAGAGAGTTAGACAGATTTGTCTGTACCTCCGCTGTACCAGTAGAGTGGAGTACAGTAGCATACATCAGAAGTGGAAGAGGAAACAACAGTTTATGTGTTTCTGGATAAGAAATGTTTTTCTGGTCTTCAAAAAATACACCTCTTTTTCCTTTGCTAATTCAGAGCAAGGACGAAAACATGGAGGGTGGGAACCATTACAGTTAGAGCAATGTGGGTCCGATTGACACTCATAGCTGTTGTGGCCTTAGCCTTCAGAACGAGCACGTATCAAAGAATTACAACAAGATTTTTTAGAATCTCTGAACCTTTAGCATTGGAAACATGTGACAGATAATTTGCTTTGATAGTGGCAGGCAGACATAGCAATTTAAACGGCAACATCAAAACGTTTGTAATCCAGATTGTTCCATTTTTACAAATAGAGACAGTCCGAACAGCCGAAacaccttggctggagaaacaaGCGAGGATCTCCGATTCAGGGATGTTAAGTAAATCTTTCTTCATGATCACTCCTCTTGAGGAATTTAGATAAGCATGGGAGTAACCTTGAAAGGCATATTCCCAATGGACTTCGATTTCATGAGGAGTGTGCTATCTTGTGTTTAAGATATTTCAACTGAGATCTCCTCATATTGTAGCTTTTTGACAAACTCAGAAGAGCTAATCAGCCCCTTTGGTTACtcctgaatgaaaaagggagccATTTGTCCTTATGATTGATCGTTTactaatgaattttattttaatttgatgattattatttttattacccaTTAGGAATACAGAATGATTCATTACCCATTGACCCCACCCTCTAAGGAGTCCAACAAGAGGACGCGCTACACTACCCAACTAGGACAGTGTCGCTATGCCATAGTTTTGTGAGTgttatacccaaacactagcatcagacatACTGCCCATAACACCCGATGAGAACGTTCAACACCAGTACTCAGTTTACCTCTGCCCAACAGGATCACATGACTGACTTTAGGGGAAAGCATCACAAGTTCACCCAGCTACAGGACTTTACGGCCAAGTGGTGTGTTTCAGTGCCTCCGACGCCTCTCAACCAATAGAATCCCCTTCTTCCCTTCAAGGTCCTACGAGGTCCCCTCGTCATATaaaggaatccacatcgagaggTAACCATTtggacttgttttaaaaacaagagtACCAATAcccacacaatatattataatggttttatGTTAAACCTGAATAACCatcaacttctatatttatttataactttacaacATGTCTGAATTATTAGGAAGAATTATGTTATGTTCATATTCCAAATCCACCAAGTAGTTCGTGGATGTAGATTATGTTGTTCCatatgaaatatttgaagtaCGTGGTTGTATAGCCTGTTGTTCCTAATGGAATGTTTCTGCTAAGTGGACGTAGGTGCTGTTGCCCCAAATGGAATATTTCTGGTAAGTGGAATGTAGATGCTGTTGCCGGAAATGCAATATCTGTgataagtggatgtagatcctattattccaaatgcactatttgtggtaagtggatgtagatgcTGATACTACATGATGTTATAGCTTGTGCTCGGTAAATACGCTCATTGGAAaggcaaaataaattatagatctttacattttgtacatttttatgacTCGGTGACACAGCGGTACCTATGCGGACTCACAACGTCACAAACCTTTGGTcttcacttcaaacaaataaactctttaataaaataatttgaaatataacatttatttatttttattgtgtgaattgaaaactgaattaaacctGAACGTCTAAGTGAgtattgtattttgtgtatgaatatattatgtaGACTCATCATTCATTACTGCGTGGATAGGTACGTGTAATACATTTCGTGAGATatgaatttcttttgttacttagaaatTACAACTTTACTTGTCAATTTGTATAGACCTGTTCTTACTTAGAAACTACTTGTcaatgtgttttaattaatacattattcacacagttatttttatttcgggTTCATGTtgaacctgaaaatgtttttagaagtaACATTTTGCCTCAAGTTTCACATTTGTTAgaaccaataaaatatttttagaaattataaaccaccgtatataatatatacatagtgtgtaatttatatataatatttatatttaaaaggaaaCAGTAGTTGGTAATCATATTAATTTGACGTTTTGTTACgattttctgaaaaagaaaaaacgaaACGTGTTTGTGATTAATATtccgttattgttttattttttttaatcatgtttttCTCATAACTGTAACCAGAATGTCAAAGTTTTCTACCGTGAAGCTTTACCTAAGGACACTTCCAATTTCCACATCTCCATCCTTTTACTGCACGGAGCAGCGTTTTCTTCCAAAACCTGGCTGGACCTGGGCACAATACAAGTGCTGGCTGCAATGGGCTACCGGACTGTGGCAATGGTGTACCTGGTGGGCTTtctgttcattactaacttaacattacaacatgtagaggtaggcgtcagttcattactaacttaacattacaacatttagaggtaggcatcagttcattactaacttaacattacaacatttagaggtacgtgtcagttcattactaaattaacattacaacatgtagaggtaggcgtcagttcattactaacttaacattacaacatttagaggtaggcatcagttcattactaacttaatattacaacatttagaggtaggtgtcagttcattactaatttaacattacaacatttagaggtgggtgtcagttcattactaacttaacattacaacatttagaggtaggcgtcagttcattactaacttaacattacaacatttagaggtaggcatcagttcattactaacttaacattacaacatttagaggtacgtgtcagttcattactaaattaacattacaacatgtagaggtaggcgtcagttcattactaacttaacattacaacatttagaggtaggcatcagttcattactaacttaatattacaacatttagaggtaggtgtcagttcattactaatttaacattacaacatttagaggtgggtgtcagttcattactaatttaacattacaacatttagaggtgggtgtcagttcattactaacttaacattacaacatttagaggtacgtgtcagttcattactaaattaacattacaacatttagaggtaggcgtcagttcattactcaTGTTGCTCCCCCCCCAAATGACACAGCGGTACACCTGCAGACTTATAAAGCTAGAatatgggtttcgatactcgtggcaaaacagagcacagatagtccattgtgttgctttgtacttaacttcaaaacaaacaatactaactgAACATTACAATATTGTGATATAGACTCCAGTTCATtgctaatttaacattacaatattttgatatagactcCAGTTCAttgctaacttaacattacaatattttgatatagactcaagttcattactaacttaacattacaatattttgatatagactccagttcattcctaatttaacattacaatatttggaTATAGGTGTCAGTTCATCACTGAATGAAGAGATAGGTAGTCAAGACCTTTATCCTAAATtcaattctttgtttgtttttccaaatttcacacaaagctacacgagggctatctgcgctagccgtccctaatttagcagtgtaagactagaggaaatgtagatagttaacatcacccatcgccaactcttggtctactcctttaccaataaatattggatttacggctgaatgggcgagcatgttaggtgtgacggggatttaaactcgcgaccctcagatgccagtcaagcgcctcaaccacctggccattttggACCCTAACCAGTTGTGAATAAAGTACAAACACAGTTGTGTATCTCTTGTGTAGTGAAATAGGCTATCATGTTAAGTATGTAATTAATTAGCATGTTTTATTCTTAGGAATTGAACGTTTTTAAACGATCATGTTTAATAATCTATCAATTGTGTAAATCTAcaattgtatttcttattttcgaCATAAATGTGTTATGCAAAAGTTTAATCCTGGTGACCTTTAACCTGCAGTCTACGCGGCGCGAttcttgtttgtatatatattatttacaggtTTCGGTAACAGCGAAAGGGCACGCATCTCTGACCGCTCTGACCGCGGCGAGTTCATTAACGACGTAGTTAAAGCCTTGAACTTGATACGTCCTGTGGTTGTCAGTATGAGTGGAGCTTTTGCTCTTCCGTACCTGGTAAAACATTCAACGGACATGGGTGGATATGTTCCAGTTGCACCCGGGGCTACAAGCATTCTTGAAAGACAACCTTATGGTAATGGTCAGTCCAAAGAAATGTCCCTTGACAGTGTATGTGAAAGCTTAAAGGATTA encodes:
- the LOC143247197 gene encoding uncharacterized protein LOC143247197 isoform X3; this translates as MDFDQTCIEGSDLLRGGILEVEIVVTADLAVHLIACEEMINCLEGLFPDKNVKVFYREALPKDTSNFHISILLLHGAAFSSKTWLDLGTIQVLAAMGYRTVAMVYLVSVTAKGHASLTALTAASSLTT